In Natronomonas halophila, one DNA window encodes the following:
- a CDS encoding (R)-citramalate synthase encodes MALSDCEVQFLDTTLRDGEQAPGISLSPDEKAEIAHALDEANVSVIEAGSACTGPGERETISRVTDLDLDARVTSFARGVRNDIDLALDCGVDGVNLVVPASDRHVEEKLDTTHEEVVATTVDLVEYAKDHGLWVEVLGEDGSRADLDFLEELMGAAIDSGADRVCAPDTVGHATPDRMFEIYDRLSKLGPTSMHTHDDLGLAVTNTLAGLAAGADLVHGTINGIGERAGNVAIEEVAIALDHGYGVETVKTEMLYELGQLVSSATGVPLPPNKAVIGENAFTHESGIHTDGTLKDDAMYEPYPPEKVGRERRLVLGKHAGRAGVKAGLKEHGVEVSDDELSEVVSRVKELGDRGKRVTDADLLTIAEEVQGRERDRRVELLDLTAASGSGTPTASVRLEVDGQERVASGTGSGPVDAAIAAVRSALGSAANAQLESYHVDAITGGTDAVVTVEVEMSRGDRSVTVAASDSDITTASVRAMIDALDRLVANEETPVLADD; translated from the coding sequence ATGGCTCTCTCAGATTGTGAGGTACAGTTCTTAGACACAACGCTCCGCGACGGCGAACAGGCCCCCGGTATCTCCCTGTCGCCCGACGAGAAGGCGGAGATCGCCCACGCGCTCGACGAGGCCAACGTCTCGGTCATCGAGGCCGGCAGCGCCTGCACCGGTCCCGGCGAACGGGAGACCATCTCCCGCGTCACCGACCTCGACCTCGATGCGCGCGTGACGAGTTTCGCCCGCGGGGTCCGCAACGATATCGACCTCGCGCTCGACTGCGGCGTCGACGGCGTCAATCTCGTCGTCCCCGCCAGCGACCGCCACGTCGAGGAGAAACTCGACACCACTCACGAGGAGGTCGTCGCCACGACTGTCGACCTCGTCGAATACGCCAAGGACCACGGCCTCTGGGTCGAGGTATTGGGCGAGGACGGTTCCCGTGCGGACCTCGACTTCCTGGAGGAACTCATGGGCGCGGCTATCGATTCGGGCGCCGACCGCGTCTGTGCGCCCGACACCGTCGGCCACGCCACGCCCGACCGGATGTTCGAGATTTACGACCGCCTCTCGAAACTCGGCCCGACGTCGATGCACACCCACGACGACCTCGGCCTCGCCGTGACGAACACGCTCGCCGGCCTCGCTGCCGGCGCCGACCTCGTCCACGGCACCATCAACGGCATCGGCGAGCGCGCCGGCAACGTCGCTATCGAGGAAGTCGCCATCGCCTTGGACCACGGCTACGGCGTCGAGACCGTCAAAACCGAGATGCTCTACGAACTCGGGCAACTCGTCTCCTCGGCGACGGGCGTCCCGCTCCCGCCCAACAAGGCTGTCATCGGCGAGAACGCCTTCACCCACGAATCCGGCATCCACACCGATGGCACGCTCAAGGACGATGCCATGTACGAGCCCTACCCGCCCGAGAAGGTGGGCCGCGAACGCCGCCTCGTCCTCGGGAAACACGCCGGCCGTGCCGGCGTCAAGGCCGGACTCAAGGAACACGGCGTCGAGGTCAGCGACGACGAACTGAGCGAGGTCGTCTCTCGGGTCAAGGAACTGGGCGACCGCGGCAAGCGCGTCACCGACGCCGACCTCCTGACCATCGCCGAGGAGGTCCAGGGCCGCGAACGCGACCGCCGCGTCGAGTTGCTCGACCTCACTGCCGCCTCCGGCAGCGGGACGCCGACCGCCTCGGTCCGCCTCGAAGTCGACGGGCAGGAACGCGTCGCCTCCGGGACCGGTTCCGGCCCCGTCGACGCCGCCATCGCCGCGGTCCGGTCCGCGCTCGGTTCCGCCGCGAACGCGCAACTGGAATCCTACCACGTCGACGCGATTACCGGCGGCACCGATGCCGTCGTCACCGTCGAAGTCGAGATGTCCCGCGGCGACCGCTCGGTCACCGTCGCCGCCTCCGACTCCGACATCACCACCGCCTCCGTGCGCGCGATGATCGACGCGCTGGACCGGCTGGTCGCGAACGAGGAAACGCCCGTCTTGGCCGACGACTGA
- a CDS encoding mechanosensitive ion channel family protein: MIPIQQGISLDPQQYVPALVSAVTTVVLFVVVFVIIYLLGKYFVTRAVKRSLRRRDFDETLVGLVVSTTVVIVAVVAVALAATVAGFGVVLAAFATLAGALALAVGFAAQDLIANFVAGVFIIQDEPFTVGDWIEWDGNSGVVRDIQLRVTRLDTFDNQLVTVPNSDLASAAVINNVEHDQRRVSVDFGIGYGDDIDQARDAIIDEGAQIDGVLEEPSPTAPVTGLGDSAVVLQGRIWIGPTESSYGAIRAQFLEAVKQRFDSEGIDMPYPNTELSGGIEIASDGEVEGVSGD, translated from the coding sequence ATGATACCGATTCAACAAGGGATTTCTCTCGACCCACAACAGTACGTCCCGGCACTGGTGAGTGCGGTCACGACGGTCGTGTTGTTCGTCGTCGTGTTCGTCATCATCTACCTGCTCGGGAAGTATTTCGTGACCCGAGCGGTGAAACGCAGTCTCAGGCGTCGGGACTTCGACGAGACGCTCGTCGGACTGGTGGTAAGCACGACGGTCGTCATCGTCGCCGTCGTGGCGGTGGCGCTGGCTGCGACGGTGGCCGGCTTCGGCGTGGTGCTGGCGGCGTTTGCAACCCTCGCCGGTGCGCTCGCGCTCGCGGTCGGGTTCGCCGCCCAGGACCTCATCGCCAACTTCGTCGCCGGCGTGTTCATCATTCAGGATGAACCGTTCACGGTCGGCGACTGGATCGAATGGGACGGGAACAGCGGCGTGGTCCGGGACATCCAACTGCGGGTGACGAGACTGGATACGTTCGACAACCAACTGGTCACCGTTCCGAACAGCGACCTCGCCAGTGCAGCGGTCATCAATAACGTAGAGCACGATCAACGCCGGGTGTCGGTCGACTTCGGAATCGGGTACGGCGACGACATCGATCAGGCCCGGGATGCCATCATCGACGAGGGGGCACAGATCGACGGCGTTCTCGAGGAGCCGTCACCCACCGCGCCCGTCACGGGACTCGGTGACTCGGCTGTCGTACTCCAGGGGCGAATCTGGATCGGCCCGACAGAGAGTAGCTACGGGGCGATACGCGCACAATTCCTCGAAGCGGTCAAGCAGCGCTTCGATAGCGAAGGAATCGACATGCCGTATCCCAATACGGAACTCTCGGGGGGGATAGAAATCGCGAGCGACGGAGAGGTCGAGGGGGTTTCGGGCGACTGA
- the gdhB gene encoding glutamate dehydrogenase GdhB: MSSNTSTPNPVENPTQTEPDSALAVARRQLRRASAFVDIDPNVVERLEDPSAVHEVTVPIERDDGTVETYTGYRAQHNSVRGPHKGGLRYHPDVSREESIGLSMWMTWKCAVMDLPFGGAKGGIVVDPKDLSTDEKERLTRRFTEELRDVIGPNTDIPAPDMGTDAQTMAWIMDAYSMQEGETQPGVVTGKPPVVGGSYGRDEAPGRSVAIATRQALDYYDKPLDETTVAVQGFGSVGANAARLLDDWGADVVAVSDVNGAVYDPEGLDIETIPTHEEEPEAVTKQDGEIITNDELLELDVDVLAPCAIGNVITEDNVDDINADLIVEGANGPTTFAADTVLADRGVPVIPDILANAGGVTVSYFEWLQDINRRSWSLEKVNSELNAEMEKAWSAIEDAYERHPEATWRDAAYVVALERLSKAHDARGLWP; this comes from the coding sequence ATGTCATCCAACACGTCCACACCCAATCCGGTCGAGAACCCGACACAGACCGAACCCGACTCGGCGCTCGCGGTCGCTCGCCGCCAACTCCGTCGTGCCTCGGCGTTCGTCGATATCGACCCGAACGTCGTCGAACGACTCGAAGACCCCTCCGCCGTCCACGAGGTAACGGTCCCCATCGAGCGCGACGACGGCACCGTCGAGACCTACACCGGCTATCGCGCCCAGCACAACAGCGTCCGCGGCCCGCACAAGGGCGGCCTCCGATACCACCCCGACGTCTCCCGTGAGGAGAGCATCGGCCTCTCGATGTGGATGACCTGGAAATGCGCCGTCATGGACCTCCCCTTCGGCGGCGCGAAAGGCGGCATCGTCGTCGACCCCAAGGACCTCTCGACCGACGAGAAGGAACGGCTTACCCGCCGCTTCACCGAGGAACTCCGGGACGTCATCGGCCCGAACACCGACATACCCGCGCCCGACATGGGCACCGACGCCCAGACGATGGCGTGGATTATGGACGCCTACTCGATGCAGGAAGGCGAAACCCAGCCCGGCGTCGTCACCGGAAAACCCCCCGTCGTCGGCGGGAGTTACGGCCGCGACGAGGCCCCCGGACGGAGCGTCGCCATCGCCACCCGGCAGGCGCTGGATTACTACGACAAACCCCTCGACGAGACGACCGTCGCCGTCCAGGGCTTCGGTAGTGTCGGCGCCAACGCCGCCCGCCTGCTGGACGACTGGGGCGCCGACGTCGTCGCCGTCAGCGACGTCAACGGCGCCGTCTACGACCCCGAGGGTCTCGACATCGAGACCATCCCGACCCACGAGGAGGAACCCGAGGCCGTCACGAAGCAGGACGGCGAAATCATCACCAACGACGAACTGCTCGAACTCGACGTGGACGTGCTGGCGCCCTGTGCCATCGGGAACGTCATCACCGAGGACAACGTCGACGACATCAACGCCGACCTCATCGTCGAGGGCGCCAACGGCCCGACGACCTTCGCTGCCGACACGGTTCTCGCCGACCGCGGCGTCCCCGTCATCCCGGACATCCTCGCCAACGCCGGCGGTGTCACCGTCTCCTACTTCGAATGGCTGCAGGACATCAACCGCCGCTCGTGGTCGCTGGAGAAGGTCAACAGCGAACTGAACGCCGAGATGGAGAAGGCCTGGAGCGCCATCGAGGACGCCTACGAGCGCCACCCCGAGGCGACCTGGCGGGACGCCGCCTACGTCGTCGCCCTCGAACGGCTCTCGAAGGCCCACGACGCACGCGGCCTGTGGCCGTAA
- a CDS encoding GMP synthase subunit A, with product MTRIVVVDNHGQFTHLEHRALRDLGIDTDLIDNDTAPEDIDADGIVISGGPDMDRVGNSREYLDLDVPVFGICLGMQLIADELGGRVDSGDYGGYADVTVDIDEDGDPLVGSLAPDTRVWASHADEVKQVPEGFTRTARSDICGVEAMSDTDRDLYGVQWHPEVAHTEEGDEVFENFIDICEN from the coding sequence ATGACGCGAATCGTCGTGGTTGACAACCACGGGCAGTTCACCCATCTCGAACACCGCGCGCTGCGGGACCTCGGCATCGACACCGACCTCATCGACAACGACACCGCACCCGAAGATATCGACGCCGACGGCATCGTCATCTCGGGCGGCCCCGACATGGACCGCGTCGGCAACTCCCGGGAGTATCTGGACCTCGACGTCCCGGTTTTCGGCATCTGTCTCGGCATGCAACTCATCGCCGACGAACTCGGCGGCCGGGTCGATTCGGGCGACTACGGCGGCTACGCCGACGTCACCGTCGATATCGACGAGGACGGCGACCCGCTCGTCGGGTCGCTGGCTCCCGACACCCGCGTGTGGGCCAGCCACGCCGACGAGGTCAAGCAGGTTCCCGAGGGCTTCACCCGCACCGCCCGAAGCGACATCTGCGGCGTCGAAGCCATGAGCGACACCGACCGCGACCTCTACGGCGTCCAGTGGCACCCCGAAGTCGCCCACACCGAGGAGGGCGACGAGGTCTTCGAGAACTTCATCGACATCTGCGAGAACTGA